A segment of the Elaeis guineensis isolate ETL-2024a chromosome 6, EG11, whole genome shotgun sequence genome:
ATGGAAATACATTTCTCTTTAATATACTACCAGAAACTTGGCAGACAAAAGAAAAGTAAGAAGTATTTCAAGAAACATACCTTCTTCTTAAGGCAAAGtaaaaatttctcaaaatttGCCCGCCAAAGTACTTCATTCTCAGCAATCACAGCTTGAACCTCTTGATCCATCTCGAGAACCCCATACTTGCGCTGTTATAAATTATGCAGATTTAAACAAATAAACAAATAGCTAATGTTCATCATGTACTAATGCATAACATCAGAAACAAGCATATCAGCAAGCTCAAATAAACTAAATGCATTATGAAGTTTCTAAATGCTCAACTTGCACTAGCATTTCATTTTAAGAACTGATAGAAGGCATGAAAtgtggaaaaaaaaattgaactgaaTTATGAAGAAATTGCTGGTAATTGCCCTCTCTCTGTCTCCCCCTCCCTTCCCTTTTCCCTAAATAGTTCAGCTTGCAGGCTAATTGTTTCCAATCCATCCTCACCAAACCCCTTCAACATCCCCCGGACTTGGCCAAATTAGTGTCTACATGTGTTAAACTGCATTTGGACCATGCGATATCTAAACTTAACCATGCCTAAATCAAGAATCACCAACTTGGAATCAGACCCCATGCTGGCCAGCCGGTGGTACAAGTCGGCATACCTTCATACCGGACTGTATCGGGCCCAAACCAACATGAAAACGGGGATgaaccaaagagaaaaagagagagagagaggggagcgagaaagaaaaggaaggccGGTGGAGACGCTGGCAGTGGCCACCAAAGGGAGGGAAAGGTGGCGGGGTGGCCATACAGCCCTCCAACAACCTCCCCACTGCCTTCCCCTCCCTCTCTATCTCTATCTCTTCTCGCATCTTACGGAGACCACGAAGACCTGCAGGCTCAACGGCCTCGATGGGCCACCACCTgcctttctttttcatttcctgctctcttctctctcttcccttctctCTTGCGTTGTTTTCACCGACATTCCGAATTGAATGCCCGAACCACATCGATTAGCGGCTAATATAATTCGACACGCTCCAAAACGTCCGGTTCGAGGCGGTTTAGCGAACCATGCCTGAATAGCTAAACCAAAAGCCCTCAGCTCAACCTGATCTGATCGTCCTTAAACCAAAGCTAAAACATCTATAATCTGGCTCATCAAACTATTGGATATGGGACCCACAAAAGCTACTCCTATGAAAATCTcatggacatgtggacactcaaACAGGAACCACTCTAAAGCAAGAGAGGAGTATAAACCATGAACTTGCAATCTCAACCCTAAGTAAAATATATCATTTCACAATGATTCTATTCTATATATATCCCAATAATTCCATGCCAAATGAACTGCAGTGAAacataaattaatataaaaataaacaaTACCAAATTAACATATCTAATCTAGCATCTATTCACAATGCTATCCCACCTCTTTAGTTCACCCAAACTACTCATGTCAAGACAAAATGACACAGGTAAGTGCTCGGTAAGTGTGTCACACTTGGGCATGGCTCCAGCAAAAAAAGTACAGGGGAATTAGAAGAATCCAATACTAGGGTACACACCCACACAAAAACTCATACCGCAAGCCCATGTAGAATACTTGCAGTGATTATATTGAGCACAAAGAATCCCACCCTGAAGACCTTCGCATAAACTTTCCAATGTTGCCTCTAaccctcttcatgacttgataaagcaATCCAACTATTGAAAGCTGTACATTCGACCAATGTGCATAAGGGCTCAAGCCTAACCTGTTTCCAAAAATAAGCTATCAATCGTTTCAAGGTCAACTCAACTTCTCCAGCCCAAGCTGCCCGACAATCACATGGCTCTAAGATCATGACATCTGTAAGTATCTTCATCATCTGCCGAAAGCTTGTTAACAATGAGTAGATCCATCATGCATCTACATTATTTTTCTCTAACACCTTAAAACACGAAATGGTCATCCTCCTTTACATCAATAATTTGGTCTTCACTAAGAACCTTgtctcttcagctctatcttatTCTTGCGAGGAAAATGTTTCAGAAACATCATCTCGAATGTAAATAAAAAAGTTTGAAGAGATCTTGCTCTTTTTCATGCAATTACTGGCTTGCTCTTGCTCGGTGTCTCGACTACAACATGTTATGTTAGTTACAGCACTACAACTGCTCCAAATCTTCCGGTGTTCAAAATGTGCACATAAACATAAGAGAACATTGTGGTTAAACCAAAAACTATAATACTAAATTGACACAGTAAAACAACAACAAAGCCTTCCAAGGTAACATTCTTGTGGACATGAGATAACAAGTGtaaagttactttcttttgataatTCAATAACAAAATAGCTAAATAGATGATATATGTGCAGCACTTATCTTCTCATATAAATAATTCTGTGCTCCAAGTTCTTGTGCAACATCATGGTGGAGTAGCAAATATTAACAAGATATTTATTCACATCAATGGTATCATTAAAACTGGAAAACCTCTATTCCTGAAATCTTGAAAACCGAAATTGTTACAATGTAATAGCAATTATAAGCCATCAAACAAGCATAATGAAATCTAACCATCTCAAACAATTTGAAACAAATAAAGGAAATGATGGATTGTTCAACACAATATACTTctacacaaaaaataaaaaaatccagaAAAATTGAGGACTTCCAAAGATTCTTCGCATCAACATATCCCAAAAGCATCTCTAATGGTATTAACCGCTCAATCCAAGGAGGTAGTTGGTCAACAATGAATTTTGATTCTGAAAATTCAATCTtaatttttccaaaaaaaaaaatcttttttgagaaatttaaatAAAACCTATCAAAAATATGATACCTAAGAAAGAGTAAGAAGCTTAAAAATATAAAGAGAACCCAAAGTGATAAGAGGCATCGATCGCATTAAATTTCATTAAATAAAAGAGCAAAAACTAAATAAACCATAAATGTTAGCTAAATGTTCTTAATTTATGTTATTCAAATATCAATTGTGCCCTGATTGAGCATACCTACTAAAACATACAAGTGATATAAGTTCTCATTTTACTTTGAGTTGACATGAAGTAAAGGCTTCAATCATAGGCATAGGAGTGGGCCTAAGCATGGTGTTGTCATCAATGGACAAATTTAATCAATGCCAACAAATCATTTGGATATGTTATTAATGACAATGGGAATAGCAATAGCTCTCCAGGGTTAAGTCAAGAACCTACTTTGTTAAGTTCAATCCATACAAGAAACCTTGCATTCTTTCTATTGGGATCATGAGcttatcaaaaaaatcaaacaatttaTATATGGAAGAAGAAATTGGACACCATCTGGTTGGACAAAATTGATTGTCTTCTCTTGCCTTCCATTAGTATGTTCCCTTCAACAATTCACATCATGCCTACTCCTAGACTTGCTGTGGAAGAATACAGCATACACTGAACTGAAGAAATCGAAAATAGAACAAAGATGCTTCTTCAGTTTTCTTTCTGtacgtaaaattttaaaaatataactaCTAAAAGGTTTATTATGAGATGCATCCATCAGAGCTAAGCACTTATCCCCCCCCCCAACCCACCcttttattttgaaaagactcattttttatttaaattccacttttatgatgaacttactTGTTTGTGCACATTAAAGACAACTTATGATGGAACCACATGTGCACAACTATTAGTTGCTGCAATAAAGATAACTTGGATGGGGAGCATAAAAATAACATGTGCTTGCATGACAACCAGTTCTACATGTCAGGACACCTCAAATTGCAAGAGGTTACTAATTCTCGTCAAAGAATAATTTGTTACCAGCAATTACTTGCCTATGCAAGTCAGAGTAAATCCTAGCATGCAGCAATTACACGAACAATGTTAACCTTCACAAAGCATTAACTGCCTTCTTTTGCCAGGCTTCAAATTGGTTGTCTGTACAATGGCTCCTTGCATATgtcaaattcaaaccttttggaAATATTTAAATTTCAACATTtgcttttcatgttcttcttcagatGACATTTTTATATGTTTTTCTAAAATTTAAGTGGTAAAAATAAGTACCTGTTTGGTATTTTGTTTGTTTTTATTATTTCGTTTCTCTACGAATTAGTGAAGTACCACAGGAGATTAATGTTGAAGATAGCATTTACAGAGAACTGCTGTATCTTGCTTTTATTTTCACTCTGTTTGAAAGCAATAAATTTTTGCGATCAAAAGATCTAAAGACTTTACaaaccattaaaaaaaaataaaaaacaacaaACAAGTCTTACAGCCcagttcatttttcttcttgggtttttgaaaATGGAACAGAAATAAAAGCAACAAAAAATGGGAAGTAAACTTTCAGTTTATTCTAGCTCCACCAAAACTGGTTGAATTCAGTTTTTGGATCAAACACTTTGGTTTTGGCTAAAATAGTTATGCTTCTAGCCAATTAAATCTTACCAACCTTGACCGATACCAAGTGCAATACATATTTTCAAGCTTATATTTAAAGATCAAAAACTGTCCAAACAGAAATAAGGTTTCACCAAAAGCTTTGCACCAACTGATAACAACATAAAGACCAGGACGTTACAAGGAAATGCAGCAGTTCATATAATAGTCTTTCCTAATCTTCCAAGACAAAATAGTGCAGCTTGCAGCAATGCATAACAAGATTTGCATCATCAAGAGTTGTTAAACTGAAATCTCCATTCACAAACACTGAAAATTGGtttaaaaaatggaaaagagatAGATTCATATTAAGTAAATTATGGTTATAATGAAGGACACAGGCGATAAACTTGGACCAAATATTTCAACAGCAAAATATTTGTCTCAACATAGACTTTATGATCTCCCTCACACAAACCTCCAAGCTAGGCCCTGCACAATGCAAGCTTGCAACACGAGGACCAAAAACTAATAGACAAATGCCAGCCAGATGAACATGATAAACCAAAATTTACCTGAAATGCCTATATACAATAGATAAAATCACTTGATTTGCAGAACTAAAGCACGTTACCAGGAAGCATGTTTAAGCTATCAGAGTTACCAACCTTATCGCCAACGGAGACATCTGGATCGTGATCGGTAGCTTTTACTTCTATATTCTCTGTAGAAGTGTCTGTAATTTCAGAAAACCTTTCAGCATCCGAAAGGGCTGCGGCTACCATAGCTTGTTGTTCTACAGAAAGCATTTCTTCACTAGTCTGTAACAGAAAAGACAGCAAATACATCAGCTGCTCACTGTTGCAATTAAACAGCAAACTATAAGAACTAAATTCAACCCAGAAGGAATTCTTACTAAATGATCACCACAGTCCTGAACATGCTAAGTGTTCAGAAAAGAGTTTAGTCAGTCACTTTGTAATGCAGTGTGATCACTGTAATAACCATTAAAAGATCCTTTCTGAACATCTTTACAAGTTGGACTTGAAAGATATGCACATATTTATCTCATAAACAGCCTTACAATGACTAATGAAAACACCAAAACTCTGCAGTGAACATAGACACCTTAGGAAAGTGAATATATATTCTGATGCTATAATATTACAATCCGATGGGAATAGAAAAGCTTGGGTTTTGATGGGGGAAAGATGAGGGAGATAACAGTATAGCCAACTCGCGTGAAAGACATGTCCAAAATGCTAGTGGGTCAGCATGAACATTCTTTTTCAATGTTTGCTATTATAATGGGCCTAGTCCTTAATCAAAGTCCTTTTCTAAACATCTCTCTTCAAGGTTTGTTTTGCATCCAATGTTCCCAAAGAAAGCTTTCGACTCAAGTTATTGCCTTTATCAtgctatatatggactcaagcaagcattctTAGTTTGAATAGTTTCATAATGCCATTCTTGAAGCTGATATATCAATGCATGTCTTCTACATCACACTCATTCTGCAGCATAGCATATTGTCATCTTTTGCCATTAATTGTGATATTACTTCCACCACCACCCATTTTCCAATAAGTGCAACACCTTCCTAATCAATCATGTAAACCTGTCTTGTTTCTGTGACGCTTATGTCCTATAAGTTCTTGCTCAATATCTTGAACTGATGGCGTTATTTGATTGTTCCACCAATTACTTAAGGTTTCACACGTCACTTGTGTGGTAAAGAGCTTCACTAGTATGTCTCACTCTAACAGATCATGCATGTTTCAATGCCTACTGCACCCCTTTTTAACTACTCTTTACACCCTCCTCATTGATGTCCCTTACTATAGTTAACAAAACTAACGAACCTGTTATCTAGCGTCCAAGTATTGCATCAGTATTTTCCTCCAAAACTATAACATCTCTTTAAAGAAGTTATCCAGATTTGTCACCCCTTCCCTACCTTAAGAGTTACAATCAATATACCAAAAACTCTTTACTAACAATAGATGCCAGTTAAATTCAAACCTGAACAAAACACAGGTTTGAATTTGAACCACATGCTCCACTTTTTAGTACACTGTTCACCAAGCAAGTCATGAACTTCCACATTCAAACTCATATCGCTTCTCTTTTCCACCGGCTACTGGGTAAAAATTTTAGTCTGTGATACATCACAACTTTGAAGAAGGAAAGGGTGTTAAAGAAATAGACTGAATATGGTTGTGTCAATATGCTAAGGCCCATGTGTGTACACTACTGCCCCTGCCTTCATGACCACTGGTCCACTGCATTGATGCTATTTACTAACCATTGCTTCTTTTTTATAACTAAGCTACTATAAGATATTGGTCTGTAActtatattttagaaaaaaattatcaacAAACTTCATAATGTCAGACTTGTCATTTACAAGTTCATGAAGAGGGCCTTCAAGCCACTCTACTAACAAGTTTAAATGTGCAAAATGGTATATGCACAAAGAAACATCAACATGCACCTTGCAAGTACTAATAACAAAAGGTGATATATGATTCAAGGTTTCTTTCACTTATGGGTTAGAGCTTTTCGTACTGATTTTGCATCTAATAATATGCATATTGCTTTTATTTCTATTGTCATGAATAGGAACAAGTGATGAACAGATATATATAAAGTTGACCAATTTAAATGGAACATGTCACTGGTTACATTCACAACTCAGAAATTGCAGACTATCACCAAAAAGCAAGACAATCTTACCTTAGCACTGCGTTTTCTTGTTGACCTAGTTTCCTCCTGTGGAGATGGATCAATGAAGGGTTCAGGTCTTGGACAACGCTCCACATAGCGTGAACTTACAAGCCTATTGAAGTTTGCTCGCAGCCCTTCCCGCATACTTGCACTTACTAAAGATGCAATGCACACCAAAACAGTAATAATCAATAAGGTATGTTAGGATTCCCGAGGTAGGTCTTATTCTGAAACTTGATATGAAATTTGAAGTCCAAAATAAACTGAAAATTAGTGGAAAACAAAAGAACCAGTACTCACCTTCAGGTTTATTCGAGCTCGCTCGTTCTACGAGCTGTCCGAAAGTAAGCCTACCATTCTGGAGTAAACCCGCAAGAAGAATTTCACACTGCAAGAAGTACACGAAATCTAATTACTAAAAACCAGTAATTAAAACCctcgaaaaaaatctaaaaaatgattgtaaaataaattaaaagaatCTAATAACTGACCCGGGGACCAAGGTCGTCCCTCACGACAGCCAAGAACTTGGCGAAGCGCATTCGATGTAGGATGTTGTCGAAGAGGGCCATGTATTGGGTCACCGCCTTGGTCACACCTCCCGGCCCGGCTGCCGAGaacaaaaaaaacaacaacagcaATATTAGAGCGAGACAAGAATTGGTATTTCAATCCCTTCTGGGAGCCTCTTCTATCCATtaagaaagaaacaaagattCACAAAGCACCCGGTCTGGGAGTGGAGAAGGCCTGGACGCAGTTGTGCTGGATGAGGACGAGGAGGCAGTTCTTGACCTGCGAGGAGGAGAGCTCGGTGAATCGGATGATTTCTTGAAGGGTTAGGGTCCCGCGGTGGAGGAGGCAGCTGCATACCTTctgtgaagaagaggaagaggcgtTAGGGGAGGGGAGAGAAAGAGCGGAGGGAAGACAGGAAGAAGGGGCTTACGGCGACGAGATCACCGAAGTGGGTGGTGATAAGGCTGACGGCGAGTTTGAGGCCGCACTGACCCGCCATCGCTTCGTGGATTCGCTCCAGGgagggaagagagggagaaggggaTGTCTGTGGGAATGTACGGGGATACAAGCTTTCCTTGAAACCTAAAACCTCCAAGTTTCGGGGGAGTAATCGGGGTTTTACGGGTTTCGGGCGTCCAGGGGATACATGTTTACAGCTGTAAGATGCGTGCACTGCACGCGAACCAAACCCGGGCCTGATGTAGGACTCGGCAACGATCGGGATTACCTGATATCCAGTATCACCACGGAACGACTGATCAAagcaaatttatattaatttttaaaaatatacgtactaataaatttttattatatataataaataataaaaaatatatatatttttattaatattatatatatatatatatataatttttttaatagagaAGCTTTCGTTCGACACGTGATTTATTAGAGAGATTTCATCAAGACCCAACAGGCGATCGTCTTGCGGAGCGCCTCGATGCAACATGATCAGTTGCAAGTTGGAGGAGGATATGGTCTAACATCTGGATGGCAGTGATAATCACAGGGATGGACTCGCCATCAAGGTCAAAATTGAGACGTTCACTTAGGACGATGAGATAGAGGAGATCGATACCGCATTGAAGGGGATCGACGTTCGGATCCACCGCGGTGCCCTTGTGGCCGTGGTGGGAATCGTTGGATCGGGGGAATCGTGGGGGGTCGGGGTGGAAAAGCCTCGGGTTGCGGAGGAGAAAGATGGAGGAGGTTTGCGTGCGTGTGTGTAAACGAAGATCTCTCAATAGAGAAGTCTTCTTTCGACACGTGATTTATTAGGGAGACTTTATCACAGCCTCGCAGGCGACCGTCTCGCTGAAGCACCTCGACatgtacatgatcggtgatgagCTGGAGGAGGGCGTGGTCCAGCACCTGAACGGTGGTGATGATCAAAAATGGGGCGTTCACTTGGGATGACGAGGCGGAGGAGGCCGACGCTGCACTGAAGGGAATCGACGTCTGAATCCGTCGCGGCACCCTCACGATCGTGGTGGGAACCGTTGGATCGGGGTGGGAATCATGGAGGGTAGGGTGGGGAAGCCTCGGGctgagaggaaggaggaggaagatgaaggagGTCTGCGCATGTGACACATGGAGCATTAGGAAAGAGAGACAAAACCACGTGTTCTAGCATacgaggaaaaaataaaaatctcaagTATGGAAGAGGCGAACTCCCAATGGAGTTCATCTCCTCCTCCATATTCGATCTTCGGTAATGATCCTAGACTCGAGGCTATAAAGCCTCCGGTCATCTCCCTCAAATCCTCCAACCAATCATCGGTGAAAACGTAAGATTAGAGGGCTTTCCGTGAGCTTTTCCGACAAGCCACCTTCATTAGATCTAAGGTATGTCCTTCTCTCTTTTCCAAATCCCACATGACTTTTGATGGCCGGATTTAGCCACCGGTGATATTCTAACCGCCGGTAACatgcttttcttctttcttcctcctctattttttgtttttttttttttttttttttggtcgagACTCCATTATATCCCACAAAAGGGATTTGAAGAGGGGGAGGTCGGAGATTGGCGGTCGAGGGAGGTGGGCCGTGGATCTgcccggagaagctagagtcggaaCCAAATTCAGAACCCGAGGCGGAGGCGGAGCTGTCTTCGGCGGCGGCGGTAAGGCCGTGGAATACAAGGATGAGAGGAAAGCAAGAAAGAAGGGGTTCGTTGGAGAGAGGAGGGAAGACGGAAAGCAACTGGGGGTTGTGGAGGAGGAACAGGGCGAGACGGAGCAGCGGGACGATGATCGACACCTTGATCTGTTGCCACACTATCCCCATCTGCTCTGTGATGTCATCCCGAGCCCCCAGAAATGCCTCCGGGAGCAGCGCCATCGATAATACTGTCTCCATGATCTCtctccggaggaggaggaggacgaggaggaaggggaaagaagagattGGGAATAGCCGCTGGGGAAAATGATGAGGCTCGGGAGGGTGGGGAAGAGATGGGGAGGTTGTGATCGACTGATGTCAGTGGAGGAAGGGGAAGGTCCTAAGGAGAGAGGAGGGGATGGAGAGTGTAGCA
Coding sequences within it:
- the LOC105047342 gene encoding uncharacterized protein: MAGQCGLKLAVSLITTHFGDLVAKVCSCLLHRGTLTLQEIIRFTELSSSQVKNCLLVLIQHNCVQAFSTPRPAGPGGVTKAVTQYMALFDNILHRMRFAKFLAVVRDDLGPRCEILLAGLLQNGRLTFGQLVERASSNKPEVSASMREGLRANFNRLVSSRYVERCPRPEPFIDPSPQEETRSTRKRSAKTSEEMLSVEQQAMVAAALSDAERFSEITDTSTENIEVKATDHDPDVSVGDKRKYGVLEMDQEVQAVIAENEVLWRANFEKFLLCLKKKACVAHVRSKLGLDAGVVLEAMIESSGQQKAKDETPVRATMDSILEGVRAKPGGISMTLEHIRVILDQLRCQSCNWGGGASYSIDLKSIIDTCQNDEVEALVLTRFGKETYRIFRLLIKNGHPFETDRIADIAFVEKKEAQGILYKLWKDEYLDMEKVVSHAAGQKELFLWKVKKDALWEHVLNDLYHAALNLSQKIAHLVEQEHEVSQRREKPEQLRNSRMILELSLLKLDDALMLFHDF